The stretch of DNA CTGCGGATGGCCTCGGCCAGTCGCGGCGGGACGAGCTCGCCGAGCGGGCGGTGCTGCACCACGGTGCCGGGCGCGGCCGCGAGCAGTCTCGTGGCGGCGGCGTTGGCGAACTGTACCCGCGACCCGTTGCTGTCGAGCACGAGCACCGCGTGCGGTGAGAGCTCGAGCAGGCTCGACGCAAGCGCGGGGTCTGCCGGGTTCGGTCGTGTGGCCATTGCGCCCTGGTCGAAGACATCGGCAGTGAACGGCGAAAAGTCGGGCCTGCGGGAGAACATGTAAAGCAGCCCCGTGCGCAGGCGTGGGTCGCCGACGCAGCGGACGACCCCCGGGGGGTGCGGGCCCGGCAGCACCGGACTGGGCCGGTGTCGGTATCTTTCGGGCTGCCGGACCGACGCACGCTCCCTGAACAGAAACTCGATGCCCGTCCCCACGACCTCCGCCGCCATCGCCAGCACCATCGAGAACCGACGGACCTTCGCGATCATCAGCCACCCCGACGCCGGCAAGACCACCCTCACCGAGAAGCTGCTGCTGTACGGCGGTGCGATCCACCTCGCCGGCTCGGTCAAGGCCCGGCGCGCGCAACGCCATGCCACGTCGGACTGGATGGCCCTCGAGCAGGAACGCGGCATCTCGGTGACGTCGAGCGTGATGCAGTTCGACTGGGCCGGCTTCCACATCAACCTGCTGGACACGCCCGGGCACGAGGACTTCTCCGAGGACACCTACCGCACGCTGGTGGCGGCCGACAGCGCCATGATGCTGCTGGACAACCGCAAGGGCGTGGAGGACCGCACGCGCCAGCTGTTCCAGGTGTGCAAGCGCCGGCGGATGCCGATCTTCGCGCTCGTGAACAAGTGCGACCGCGTGGGTGAGGACCCGCTGAAGCTGGTGAGCGACGTGGAGACGGACCTGGGCATCAACTGTCACCCGGTCACCTGGCCAATCCATCGCGACGGGTCGTTCGTCGGGGTCTACGATCGCCGCAAGGAGCAGATCTACCTGTTCGATCGCGGCGACGACCACGGGGCGAAGCGGGCGACCGGCCACGAGGGCCGCCTCGACAGCCCGGAGATCATCGCGCTGCTCGGCCCCGAGGCGCACCAACAGCTGCTGCACGATCTCGAGTTGCTGGAGGCGGCGGGCCACCCGTTCGACCACGCACAGATCCTGACCGGCGACCTGGTGCCGGTGTTCTTCGGCAGTGCGCTCACGAACTTCGGCGTCGAGCCGTTCTTCCGCGAGTTCCTGGAGCTGGCGCCGTCGCCCACATCGCGCCTCTCGACCCTCGGCCCGGTGGAGCCGACGCAGGAGGAGTTCACGGGCTTCGTGTTCAAGATCCAGGCGAACATGGACCCCAAGCACCGCGACCGCATCGCCTTCGTGCGCGTCTGCTCGGGGCGGTTCGAGGCGGGGATGCCGTCGCTGCACGTGCGGACGGGCAAGACCGTGCGCCTGAATGCGCCGCAGCAGTTCATGGCGCGCGAGCGGACGATCATCGAGGAGGCGTGGCCGGGTGACGTGATCGGCATCATGGACCGCGGCACCCTGCGCATCGGCGACTCGCTGACCGAGGGCGCGAAGCTCGAGTTCAGCGACATTCCGCGCTTCCCCCCCGAGCACTTCGCGCGCGTGATCCTGAAGGACCCGATCAAGCGCAAGCAGCTCGACGCCGGCCTCCGCCAGCTCACCGAGGAGGGCGCGGCGCAGGTGTTCTACACGTCACAGTCCGACGTGTCGCAGCCCACGCCGATCGTCGGCGCCGTCGGCATCCTGCAGTTCGACGTGATGCTGCACCGCCTGGAGCACGAGTACGGCGTGCGCTGCAGGCTGGAGCCGATCACGGCGCGCTACCCGCGCTGGGTCACCGGCACGACCGCCGACATCGACCGCCTCGCGGGCGAGCCGGGCCGGCTGCGCATCTTCGATTCGCTCGGCAATCCGGTGATCCTGTTCGAGAGCGAGTGGGCGCAGCGCTGGACCGTCGATCGCGTCACCGCGCTGCAGTTCCATGAAGTGGCGCCCTGAACTGCAAGAGCAACGGCTTTGACGCAAACGCGCAAAGCCGTTGACGTTACCAGAGCTGGACCGAAGCCAGCGCTACCAGCTGCGGAGCACTTCGGCGGCGGACATACGGGTGGGGCCGGGGTACGGGACGGCCGTGCCCTTGATGGTGTACCAGAGGATCCGGTTGAAGAGATCCTCCTCGGCCACGTCCTCGTAGCGCAGGTCGAGCTTGCGGGACTCGATCGCGCCGGTGCCGCGGGGCGGGTTCTTCTGGGTCAGCGACTGCGCTGGCGTGATGGCGGCGTAGGGGCGCGTGTCCGGGCTCGTGCGCCAGATCTCCCGCAGCGGGCGTCCGTAGTGGTCGTACGGCGAGAGCGCATCGAGGCCGAGCAGCGCCTCCATCGTCGCGATGACATCGGTGGTGTTCACGAAGCGGTGGTGGGCGT from Gemmatimonadaceae bacterium encodes:
- a CDS encoding peptide chain release factor 3 — translated: MPVPTTSAAIASTIENRRTFAIISHPDAGKTTLTEKLLLYGGAIHLAGSVKARRAQRHATSDWMALEQERGISVTSSVMQFDWAGFHINLLDTPGHEDFSEDTYRTLVAADSAMMLLDNRKGVEDRTRQLFQVCKRRRMPIFALVNKCDRVGEDPLKLVSDVETDLGINCHPVTWPIHRDGSFVGVYDRRKEQIYLFDRGDDHGAKRATGHEGRLDSPEIIALLGPEAHQQLLHDLELLEAAGHPFDHAQILTGDLVPVFFGSALTNFGVEPFFREFLELAPSPTSRLSTLGPVEPTQEEFTGFVFKIQANMDPKHRDRIAFVRVCSGRFEAGMPSLHVRTGKTVRLNAPQQFMARERTIIEEAWPGDVIGIMDRGTLRIGDSLTEGAKLEFSDIPRFPPEHFARVILKDPIKRKQLDAGLRQLTEEGAAQVFYTSQSDVSQPTPIVGAVGILQFDVMLHRLEHEYGVRCRLEPITARYPRWVTGTTADIDRLAGEPGRLRIFDSLGNPVILFESEWAQRWTVDRVTALQFHEVAP